The nucleotide window GTTTCCTTACGTCTGTGCTCCCTACACGGCTTGTAGTAAATTGCAAACGGGGCTGACTgtgactttctttcaacaatgtctgtttttttttgtttttttttacaaagcattGACTCAGGGTATTTAGATTATACTAAAAGAAAGACTGTAACAATAGTGAAAAATCTACAGTGTAtttgaataaacacaaaataaaactagTTACTCTGTGAAGGCGTTGTGTAATAAGTGATGTGAAAAGTTTCACTGCTTTGCCTGTAATGTTTCAGATGTTGCCAAACCAGGGTCACACGTCCACCCTGGTGAGAAATTCACCTACACGTGGCAGGTGCTGGAAGGTCCATCCTCGTCCGATCCTGCCTGTATTCCTTACATGTACTACTCGGCCACGGATCCTGTCATGGATACCAACTCCGGGTTAGTCGGACCTCTGCTTGTGTGCAAACGAGGAGCACTGGGGGAGAATGGCATCCAGGTCGGGATTTTCACAATCTCTTTGCACACACTCCTTGCCCACATTAAGAGAATCCGGCCTACATTACGATGTACCTCCTAAATTGTATAATTGTTGTACTGCTACACAGTCGAATAACAGCCTACATAACGGAATTGTGTCATTTctaaccccccctccccccatttcCTGGATTCTGTGTTTATTCAACAGAAGGGTGTGGATAAGGagtttttcctgcttttctcTGTCATGGATGAAAACTTGAGCTGGTATTTGAATGAGAACATTGAGCGTTTTGGCAATGCTGAGACAGACGTAGAAGACGAGACCTTTGAGGAGAGCAATAAAATGCACGGTAATCAGTATATTCCATAAAGGCTTTATGGTTTTACCTTAATGCATTGAGTATTTAGAGAATAGAGACAAtagcatttgtttccagatccAGCTTGTACCTCTCTAAATAGTCTGCCcacttttcttcagctgtaaatGGACGGATGTATGGGAACCTTGCCGGGCTGGAGATGTGCGCCGGGGACAATGTCATGTGGTACACCCTCGGCCTCGGCACAGAGGCAGACATACACGGTGTCTATTTCGAGGGAAATACCTTTAAGAAACAGAGCACAACGCGCGACACGGTCAGCCTGTTTCCTCACACCACTGCCGCTCTCTTCATGCAGCCAAATAATCACGGttcgtcatccatccatcatctctaCCTGCAGGATGCTTTTTCACTAATTGAACAAAAGATACCTGTAAGAATGTTATGAAACTTATTCTGaggaaaacgttttgacaccctGACCCAGGGGGTCTGcaattcactgcaaaaacagaactaaaaataaggacatttttctttaaatgagtgtatttgtccttgatttgagcagataaataagatgacttgccaatagaataagatttttccacttaaaataggaacaattcatctccatcatcttatttcaagtgcagggtatctaattatcttattttaggggtaaaaatactcattccattggcagataatcttatttactggctcaaattaAGGATGAATAGATTaactttaacaacattttacttgttttcacATGTAATTCACATGTAAttcctgtttttaatatttaaaaataaattcctaTGATGTTTATACAGTATATTATGTATGACAATCAGCAATGGTCTATACTTTGATTTCTACTATGACTATGGATGGTGATGGGAAGTTTATTTTCCCCCATCATTGGCTTATTTATGAGATTGTGTCAGTGTTAAAGTTTGAAGAGAAACGCCGATTCCGCAGAATATCTGATGAGGAAGAGTGTACAGGAAGCTAAAAGCAGAAACTGCAGCATTGGAGGCAAATGTCATTGAAAACTGAAAGAGGGATGTGTTACCCTCCTACACAGAAGACtcaaaaaaaagcagacaataATCCTCTTTGTTCCAAAAGTAAACATAAGCACCAAGAATCACGGGGATCGAATGTGATAAGATGATTTCCTTTGTTTCCTGCTCCTCTCAGGTGTGTTTGAGGTGAGCTGCAGAACAACAGACCACTTCTCCGCTGGCATGAGACACTTGTACACAGTGAAACATTGCCAGGGGAAAAGAGGGAACGCCCCACGCTTTGAGCCGACCAGGACCGTGAAGTACTTTATCAGCGCTGAGGAAATCGAATGGGACTACTCTCCTACAAGAGACTGGGAGCTGGAGAAGCACAAAACAGGCCCAGAGGAGAGGTGCGTGAGTAAGACAGATGATGCGTCTGAGTGTCGGAGCTGGGGACTGTGATTAGCGGTGGAACTTATTACTGTTTGTTGACGGAAGCTAATTGGTACGTGTCTCCCAGTCCAGGCAATATATTTGTGGGTAAAGGGAAGAACAGGATTGGCTCCCGCTATAAGAAGGTGGTGTATCGAGAATACACAGACGAAACATTCAGACATCAGAAGAAGCGGCAGGAGCACTTGGGCATCTTGGGTGAGATTAGCAAATCCTCATGCCGGCCTTGCTGGACGAAGACATATAATGACAGGGATtatcttttcttcttgtttagGTCCGATAATCCATGGAGAGGTGGGAGAGCAGCTTCtgattgtgtttaaaaacaaagccaGTCGGCCTTATTCCATCACAGCACATGGAGTTAAAGCCAGCGGTTCACACGTTGCTGTTAAACCTGGTTAGTCACAttttaagcagaaaaaaaatcagtaaaccAGAGGCTGGTTTCTTTGGATTAACATCCAAAAGGCCCCCTTTTCTTAAACTTTATGgggtttacatatttttttgttccctTCAGGCCACATTCTTGAGTTGACTTGGGATATTCCTGAAAGCTCTGGCCCGGGGTTTTCAGATCCGAACTGCATCTCCTACGCCTACTTCTCATCTGTTGACTACATTAAGGTacatcttcttttcttatgGTAACATTAGCCCGTAAACAAAATACTGGCTGAAGTAGACTCACATGTTTTTGTTCAGGATCTCTATAGCGGTCTTCTGGGGCCCCTGGTGATCTGCAGGCGCTTGACTCTGCGTCGTGACACCAGACAGAGGGGGGAGATAGACCGGGAGTTCGCTCTGCTGTTTTTGGTGTTTGACGAAAACCAGTCCTGGTACCTGGAGGAAAACATTAAAACGTACCTCGGTGTTGATCCCGAAACGTTTGAAAAAGACAGTGACTTTGAGGAGAGTAACCTGATGCACGGTAAGAACAGAAGGGAATGGAGAATTACCGCAGAGATTTTTTTGATGCTTTTGCTATTTATTTAAAGGGTTTTTGAACATCCGTTCACATTTAGAAGAAActttataaataacaatgaaaCCTCTCTTCAGCTCATAGCACTGTGTGGATGAGGAGCATAGTTTATAACACATGAAGACACTGCCTTGGCCAGATTTACTTATGAATCAGACTGACATGCGCTTCACACTGGTCCTATGAATCAACATCGTGTCAAGGCATCAGGGTCTGTATAAAAAGACGACCTTCCCTTTTTGGCAACGTCCAGAGAGTTGAAAACCCTCAACGAGACGCTTTGCAGCAGCTGACCTAGTTTATTTGGTCAAGACGGTGCCAAAACCACATTCCTAACAATTTACAGCAGCAGGAGTGCTTAACTTTCCTGCGGTCCGGCGCTGTCATACAGTCAAACCAAACGTCACATTATGAAACAAACAGCTTGGAAATTTGTCTTTAAAGGGTGTTgcaacaaagtggaaaaaaaaaagctctgtccCAACTTGCGTCATTTAAACTCAAGGAAGGCTAAAGATAGGCTATAAAGGTTGCATTTTATGTTTAGACGGTTTCCTGTCACGGCTTTGTTTTCTCCGAATGATCTATGAATATGTCTGTTACAGGAATCAGTGGTAGAGTGTACGGCAATCTCCACGGACTGGTGATGAAGCAGGACGAGAAAGTCGACTGGTACCTGCTCGGCATGGGCAACGAAATAGACATGCACACGGTTCACTTTCACGCTGAAACCTTCATCTACAGGGTTCGTTCGATGACACTCGCAGCTTCTCAGTTTTTGTGATTTAGCATCTCACTTCCTCTTCTTTGTTCCCTTTGTGATGCTTAATGAacggcgtgtgtgtgtgtgtcagacgGACCATGTGCACCGCGCAGATGTTTTCGATTTGTTCCCTGGGACTTTCCAGACTGTTGAGATGGTGGCGGCAAACCCAGGGACCTGGTTACTCCATTGTCACGTCAGCGACCACATCCATGCAGGCATGGAGACCACTTATACCATAAAAGGTATTCATCCCTCTGTGCCTCCTGTTAAACACACACTTATTTAAGCTGTATCAAACTGCTCACCTGatgtttccttcattttcttgaAAGCTGCAGAGAAGTCCTTGCCAGGTAAAGGTCTTGTTCTTTTGGTTTTGCAAATCacataaaaaacgtttttttcaaCACAGCATGTGCACACATGTAGTAAATATAACAATATGTACATGCTGACCTGCTTTGATTGTAGAATCTGTTTGAGTTACTTTATGTAActcaaatgtaactttttttaatcagagttACTTTATGTAACTTCATTTTAATAGGAAAGTTTTTATTCATGTTCCATAACTATTTGAGGTAGGAGAGAGAGGGATCTCTCATTGGATCATCCCCAGTGTGCTTTTATAAGCTCTTCTCTTCAGTGCAGCCAGCAAAtgctttgttgtttatttatttatttatttttaaggattTAAGTCCAGGAACTGAGACAGCCATAGACTAAAGGTTGATTTTATGCCCGGAGAACTATTTCTGTGTTGACTTGTTACGGATCAGAATAATCATTGGTCCACCTTTAGGCTTGTTTGTCACAATTTCAGTTATTTTCATCATTACAGCAGATATGAGTACATTAAGGAGAAAAGGGCTATTTTCTTGTCATCCCTCGCTTTAGGAAGACCTACACA belongs to Fundulus heteroclitus isolate FHET01 chromosome 11, MU-UCD_Fhet_4.1, whole genome shotgun sequence and includes:
- the LOC105919788 gene encoding ferroxidase HEPHL1, with protein sequence MARSSWLLLSYALFALSFGTEGKRRRERVYYVGIIEEDWSYAPSGKNLLNGQAIGDDEHASVFLERGRHRIGSVYRKAMYREYTDDTYSHLAPRPDWLGFLGPILRAEVDDVIIIHLKNFANRSYSIHPHGLFYEKHTEGALYPDKTSNALKEDDSVPPGGSYTYRWVVKPRFAPTNDDANCLTWVYHSHVDTPKDVSSGLIGPLITCKKGTLKNPRRSFLSYANPASEPARNDVDQDIYLMFSVVDENLSWYLEENIQRCIDPDGVSMDDPDFEESNLMHAINGYTFGNLPGIKLCQHRPVAWHMFGMGNEVDIHSAFFHGNTLLDRGHRTDTISLFPATFATATMVPKMKGKWLLSCQVNDHLEAGMQAFYEVMSCDSSFGSTVIPGRVRNFYLAAEKVLWKYAPSEKDLINNTTLTEAGSASEVFFSKDNGAIGGDYLKVVYKEYTDSTFTQVKASPSDHGFLGPVLRAEEGDILYVTFLNKADRNCSIHPHGLHYHKHFQGASYKDDVAKPGSHVHPGEKFTYTWQVLEGPSSSDPACIPYMYYSATDPVMDTNSGLVGPLLVCKRGALGENGIQKGVDKEFFLLFSVMDENLSWYLNENIERFGNAETDVEDETFEESNKMHAVNGRMYGNLAGLEMCAGDNVMWYTLGLGTEADIHGVYFEGNTFKKQSTTRDTVSLFPHTTAALFMQPNNHGVFEVSCRTTDHFSAGMRHLYTVKHCQGKRGNAPRFEPTRTVKYFISAEEIEWDYSPTRDWELEKHKTGPEESPGNIFVGKGKNRIGSRYKKVVYREYTDETFRHQKKRQEHLGILGPIIHGEVGEQLLIVFKNKASRPYSITAHGVKASGSHVAVKPGHILELTWDIPESSGPGFSDPNCISYAYFSSVDYIKDLYSGLLGPLVICRRLTLRRDTRQRGEIDREFALLFLVFDENQSWYLEENIKTYLGVDPETFEKDSDFEESNLMHGISGRVYGNLHGLVMKQDEKVDWYLLGMGNEIDMHTVHFHAETFIYRTDHVHRADVFDLFPGTFQTVEMVAANPGTWLLHCHVSDHIHAGMETTYTIKDSAPVHKGCNKMLLLSCAFSLLARKMH